From Diospyros lotus cultivar Yz01 chromosome 4, ASM1463336v1, whole genome shotgun sequence, a single genomic window includes:
- the LOC127800828 gene encoding disease resistance protein RPV1-like isoform X2 produces the protein MASTSTQLQQDGASLPSGSSSWKYDVFLSFRGADTRNDFVDHLYSALHQKVIFTFKDDQRLERGESISPALLKAIEESRFAVVIFSENYASSKWCLEELVKILECQKKRALTVLPVFYKVDPLDLRKQRGSVGEAFTKHKQDSSEEKEKQKVQRWRNALMEAANISGWNSKTHRPEAKLVRDIAIDILNKLGYNSSSDLKDVVGLLPRIAEVRSLLEMGLDLDDPHIVGICGMGGIGKTTIAKAVYHQICSQFHASCYLPNVREAADGKHGLESLQKSLFVDIRLVSDSDIKIRKIDWPGLIRNAVGNKRVLVVLDDVDHSDQLDALIGTLDWFGPGSRIIITTRNSHLLARYGPRSHVYNVEGLNDEEAFKLFCCKAFWNNQPMPGFEDLIKSAVDYAKGVPLALRVLGYFLIGREVNEWQSAIHRLRQEPNPDIQKVLKLSYDKLGREEQEIFLDIACFFKWYSEEYCIVVNLLDACGFHADIGIRVLEDKALVTIRDNKIDMHDLIQEMAWHIINEESPKEPGRRSRLWKYKDIYHTLTKQIGTEAVEAIVLDSREIKEISLSPDTFSKMSKLRLLKLSNVQLPNGLDYLSNDLRLLDWHRYPSKYLPSNFQLDNLVKLKMSHSCLKQPWDGRMVANLKELILEGCTNFVEIPSIEAIKRLTLLNLRGLKHLKVLPTGCWLKSLEELILSGCSRLKNVSEVLAFTECLIVLDLDGTCVKELPVEHLNNLQFIRLRDCKELTSLPSGICGLKLLASLIVSGCSKLSKLPENLGGLERLRELCADFTAIKQPPSSIISLKELRFLSFRGCKGPVTSTPWNSLFSSFLIQRVRHDLMSFELPALSGLHSLYLLDLRDCNFSEGFLPNDLGSISSLTYLFLSGSNIISLPASIRDLYQLSCLELTDCKKLKTLPFLPRNIIFIDASGCTSLETLPDPAMLPRKLVRAILINCHTLVKNRPSLPLEVLRNYLKGFNVFEYLNIVAPGREIPKCFSNQNNMEHYVRIQLMSDWYQRLRGFVVCAVFEVEGYVECYAMFNDVVCSTKHHIGNFKIPSDHLFLHYMPLHYAFECYLAEVRRKLEVNDLEKIEIIFYFRTYRSKMLTRVKCAVHMVYENDKERFCDEFWNSSIVHDEFWNFIKNYQ, from the exons ATGGCTTCCACCAGCACCCAATTGCAACAGGACGGAGCTTCTCTCCCTTCTGGGTCTAGTTCCTGGAAATACGACGTCTTCTTGAGTTTTAGAGGTGCAGACACTCGAAATGACTTCGTCGACCATCTCTATTCGGCTTTGCATCAGAAGGTTATTTTCACGTTCAAGGATGACCAGAGGCTCGAGAGAGGTGAATCAATTTCTCCAGCACTCTTGAAAGCCATCGAAGAGTCGAGGTTTGCCGTGGTGATTTTCTCTGAGAACTACGCTTCTTCCAAGTGGTGCTTGGAGGAACTCGTTAAGATCCTTGAGTGCCAGAAGAAGAGGGCACTCACCGTCTTGCCCGTTTTTTATAAAGTAGATCCCTTAGATTTACGAAAACAAAGAGGGAGCGTTGGAGAAGCATTCACCAAACACAAGCAAGATTCTAGcgaagagaaggagaagcagAAGGTGCAGAGATGGAGGAATGCTCTAATGGAAGCAGCCAACATTTCTGGGTGGAATTCAAAAACACACAG GCCTGAAGCAAAGCTTGTCCGAGACATTGCCATTGATATTCTAAATAAATTGGGATATAATAGTTCAAGTGATCTTAAAGATGTTGTTGGATTGCTTCCTCGTATAGCAGAAGTGAGGTCACTATTAGAAATGGGgttggatttggatgatccacatATAGTAGGGATATGTGGAATGGGAGGTATAGGAAAGACTACTATTGCCAAGGCTGTCTATCACCAAATTTGTTCTCAGTTTCATGCCAGTTGCTACCTTCCAAATGTCAGAGAAGCTGCTGATGGGAAGCATGGCTTGGAGTCATTGCAAAAATCTCTTTTTGTTGATATTCGCTTGGTCTCAGATAgtgatataaaaataagaaagattGATTGGCCTGGGCTAATAAGGAACGCGGTAGGGAATAAGAGGGTTCTTGTAGTTCTGGATGATGTAGACCATTCAGATCAACTAGATGCCCTCATTGGTACACTTGATTGGTTTGGTCCAGGAAGCAGAATTATAATAACAACCAGAAATAGTCATTTACTTGCCAGATATGGTCCAAGAAGTCATGTCTACAATGTTGAGGGACTAAATGACGAGGAAGCTTTTAAGCTATTTTGTTGTAAAGCATTCTGGAACAACCAGCCAATGCCAGGTTTTGAGGATCTCATAAAAAGTGCAGTTGATTATGCCAAAGGAGTTCCACTAGCTCTTAGAGTTTTGGGCTATTTTCTAATTGGTAGAGAGGTAAACGAATGGCAAAGTGCAATCCATAGATTGAGACAAGAGCCTAATCCAGATATTCAAAAAGTGCTCAAATTAAGCTATGACAAACTGGGGCGTGAGGAGCAAGAAATTTTCCTCGACATTGCTTGCTTCTTTAAATGGTATAGCGAGGAGTACTGTATAGTTGTGAATTTGCTGGACGCTTGTGGTTTCCACGCAGATATTGGAATACGTGTTCTTGAAGACAAGGCACTTGTAACAATAAGAGACAATAAGATAGATATGCATGATCTAATACAAGAAATGGCATGGCATATTATTAATGAAGAATCCCCAAAAGAGCCGGGTAGAAGAAGCAGGTTATGGAAGTACAAAGACATCTATCATACACTCACAAAACAAATC GGGACAGAAGCAGTGGAGGCCATAGTTTTGGATTCTCGTGAAATAAAAGAGATATCCTTAAGTCCTGATACGTTTTCAAAGATGAGCAAATTGCGACTACTCAAGCTTAGTAATGTTCAGCTTCCTAATGGTCTCGACTACCTTTCCAATGATTTACGCCTTCTTGATTGGCACAGATACCCTTCAAAATACCTGCCATCAAATTTTCAATTGGACAACCTTGTCAAACTAAAAATGTCGCATAGTTGCCTGAAACAACCTTGGGATGGAAGAATG GTAGCAAATCTTAAGGAATTGATTCTTGAAGGCTGTACAAACTTTGTTGAGATCCCATCCATTGAAGCCATCAAAAGGCTTACGTTATTAAATTTGAGGGGCTTGAAACATCTTAAGGTTCTTCCCACGGGCTGTTGGCTTAAATCCCTTGAAGAACTTATTCTTTCTGGTTGCTCAAGACTCAAAAATGTTTCTGAAGTCTTAGCATTTACGGAATGCTTAATCGTGCTTGATTTGGATGGGACTTGTGTAAAGGAACTTCCAGTTGAACATCTCAACAATCTTCAATTTATTAGGCTACGGGATTGCAAAGAACTTACAAGTCTTCCAAGTGGCATTTGTGGGTTGAAACTTCTTGCAAGTTTGATTGTTTCTGGCTGCTCAAAACTTAGCAAGTTGCCCGAGAACCTAGGAGGATTGGAGAGATTGCGAGAACTTTGTGCTGATTTTACTGCTATTAAGCAACCACCGTCCTCGATTATAAGCCTGAAGGAGCTTAGGTTTTTGTCATTTAGGGGATGTAAGGGACCAGTAACATCAACACCATGGAATTCATTATTCTCGTCATTTCTAATTCAAAGAGTACGCCACGATCTCATGAGTTTTGAGCTACCTGCTCTATCAGGCTTACACTCATTGTATTTACTAGATCTCCGTGACTGCAACTTCTCAGAAGGATTTCTCCCAAATGACCTAGGCTCCATATCCTCGTTGACATATTTATTCCTTAGTGGTAGCAACATTATTAGTTTGCCAGCAAGCATCAGAGATCTTTACCAGCTTAGCTGTCTTGAATTGACGGATTGCAAGAAGCTTAAAACGTTGCCCTTTCTCCCGagaaatatcattttcattgaTGCAAGTGGATGCACATCATTAGAAACATTGCCGGATCCGGCTATGTTGCCTAGAAAGCTTGTGCGAgccattttaattaattgccatacACTAGTAAAGAATAGGCCCAGCCTCCCCCTTGAAGTTCTCAGAAATTATCTTAAg GGTTTTAATGTTTTCGAATACTTAAATATTGTTGCTCCTGGAAGAGAGATTCCAAAGTGTTTCAGCAATCAAAATAATATGGAGCATTATGTTCGAATCCAACTGATGTCAGATTGGTATCAAAGGCTCAGGGGTTTTGTTGTATGTGCTGTTTTTGAGGTCGAAGGCTATGTGGAATGTTACGCGATGTTTAATGATGTAGTCTGTTCCACGAAACACCACATTGGCAACTTCAAAATTCCGTCCGATCACttatttttgcattacatgccATTGCATTATGCCTTTGAATGTTATTTGGCTGAAGTTAGGAGAAAGTTGGAGGTGAATGATTTGGAAAAGATTgagataatcttttattttagaACTTATAGGTCTAAAATGCTTACCCGGGTAAAATGCGCTGTTCATATGGTATATGAGAATGACAAAGAACGGTTCTGTGATGAGTTTTGGAATTCATCGATTGTCCATGATGAGTTTTggaatttcattaaaaattatcaataa
- the LOC127800828 gene encoding TMV resistance protein N-like isoform X1, which translates to MASTSTQLQQDGASLPSGSSSWKYDVFLSFRGADTRNDFVDHLYSALHQKVIFTFKDDQRLERGESISPALLKAIEESRFAVVIFSENYASSKWCLEELVKILECQKKRALTVLPVFYKVDPLDLRKQRGSVGEAFTKHKQDSSEEKEKQKVQRWRNALMEAANISGWNSKTHRPEAKLVRDIAIDILNKLGYNSSSDLKDVVGLLPRIAEVRSLLEMGLDLDDPHIVGICGMGGIGKTTIAKAVYHQICSQFHASCYLPNVREAADGKHGLESLQKSLFVDIRLVSDSDIKIRKIDWPGLIRNAVGNKRVLVVLDDVDHSDQLDALIGTLDWFGPGSRIIITTRNSHLLARYGPRSHVYNVEGLNDEEAFKLFCCKAFWNNQPMPGFEDLIKSAVDYAKGVPLALRVLGYFLIGREVNEWQSAIHRLRQEPNPDIQKVLKLSYDKLGREEQEIFLDIACFFKWYSEEYCIVVNLLDACGFHADIGIRVLEDKALVTIRDNKIDMHDLIQEMAWHIINEESPKEPGRRSRLWKYKDIYHTLTKQIGTEAVEAIVLDSREIKEISLSPDTFSKMSKLRLLKLSNVQLPNGLDYLSNDLRLLDWHRYPSKYLPSNFQLDNLVKLKMSHSCLKQPWDGRMCLDKLKYVDLSYSPCITKNLDFTQVANLKELILEGCTNFVEIPSIEAIKRLTLLNLRGLKHLKVLPTGCWLKSLEELILSGCSRLKNVSEVLAFTECLIVLDLDGTCVKELPVEHLNNLQFIRLRDCKELTSLPSGICGLKLLASLIVSGCSKLSKLPENLGGLERLRELCADFTAIKQPPSSIISLKELRFLSFRGCKGPVTSTPWNSLFSSFLIQRVRHDLMSFELPALSGLHSLYLLDLRDCNFSEGFLPNDLGSISSLTYLFLSGSNIISLPASIRDLYQLSCLELTDCKKLKTLPFLPRNIIFIDASGCTSLETLPDPAMLPRKLVRAILINCHTLVKNRPSLPLEVLRNYLKGFNVFEYLNIVAPGREIPKCFSNQNNMEHYVRIQLMSDWYQRLRGFVVCAVFEVEGYVECYAMFNDVVCSTKHHIGNFKIPSDHLFLHYMPLHYAFECYLAEVRRKLEVNDLEKIEIIFYFRTYRSKMLTRVKCAVHMVYENDKERFCDEFWNSSIVHDEFWNFIKNYQ; encoded by the exons ATGGCTTCCACCAGCACCCAATTGCAACAGGACGGAGCTTCTCTCCCTTCTGGGTCTAGTTCCTGGAAATACGACGTCTTCTTGAGTTTTAGAGGTGCAGACACTCGAAATGACTTCGTCGACCATCTCTATTCGGCTTTGCATCAGAAGGTTATTTTCACGTTCAAGGATGACCAGAGGCTCGAGAGAGGTGAATCAATTTCTCCAGCACTCTTGAAAGCCATCGAAGAGTCGAGGTTTGCCGTGGTGATTTTCTCTGAGAACTACGCTTCTTCCAAGTGGTGCTTGGAGGAACTCGTTAAGATCCTTGAGTGCCAGAAGAAGAGGGCACTCACCGTCTTGCCCGTTTTTTATAAAGTAGATCCCTTAGATTTACGAAAACAAAGAGGGAGCGTTGGAGAAGCATTCACCAAACACAAGCAAGATTCTAGcgaagagaaggagaagcagAAGGTGCAGAGATGGAGGAATGCTCTAATGGAAGCAGCCAACATTTCTGGGTGGAATTCAAAAACACACAG GCCTGAAGCAAAGCTTGTCCGAGACATTGCCATTGATATTCTAAATAAATTGGGATATAATAGTTCAAGTGATCTTAAAGATGTTGTTGGATTGCTTCCTCGTATAGCAGAAGTGAGGTCACTATTAGAAATGGGgttggatttggatgatccacatATAGTAGGGATATGTGGAATGGGAGGTATAGGAAAGACTACTATTGCCAAGGCTGTCTATCACCAAATTTGTTCTCAGTTTCATGCCAGTTGCTACCTTCCAAATGTCAGAGAAGCTGCTGATGGGAAGCATGGCTTGGAGTCATTGCAAAAATCTCTTTTTGTTGATATTCGCTTGGTCTCAGATAgtgatataaaaataagaaagattGATTGGCCTGGGCTAATAAGGAACGCGGTAGGGAATAAGAGGGTTCTTGTAGTTCTGGATGATGTAGACCATTCAGATCAACTAGATGCCCTCATTGGTACACTTGATTGGTTTGGTCCAGGAAGCAGAATTATAATAACAACCAGAAATAGTCATTTACTTGCCAGATATGGTCCAAGAAGTCATGTCTACAATGTTGAGGGACTAAATGACGAGGAAGCTTTTAAGCTATTTTGTTGTAAAGCATTCTGGAACAACCAGCCAATGCCAGGTTTTGAGGATCTCATAAAAAGTGCAGTTGATTATGCCAAAGGAGTTCCACTAGCTCTTAGAGTTTTGGGCTATTTTCTAATTGGTAGAGAGGTAAACGAATGGCAAAGTGCAATCCATAGATTGAGACAAGAGCCTAATCCAGATATTCAAAAAGTGCTCAAATTAAGCTATGACAAACTGGGGCGTGAGGAGCAAGAAATTTTCCTCGACATTGCTTGCTTCTTTAAATGGTATAGCGAGGAGTACTGTATAGTTGTGAATTTGCTGGACGCTTGTGGTTTCCACGCAGATATTGGAATACGTGTTCTTGAAGACAAGGCACTTGTAACAATAAGAGACAATAAGATAGATATGCATGATCTAATACAAGAAATGGCATGGCATATTATTAATGAAGAATCCCCAAAAGAGCCGGGTAGAAGAAGCAGGTTATGGAAGTACAAAGACATCTATCATACACTCACAAAACAAATC GGGACAGAAGCAGTGGAGGCCATAGTTTTGGATTCTCGTGAAATAAAAGAGATATCCTTAAGTCCTGATACGTTTTCAAAGATGAGCAAATTGCGACTACTCAAGCTTAGTAATGTTCAGCTTCCTAATGGTCTCGACTACCTTTCCAATGATTTACGCCTTCTTGATTGGCACAGATACCCTTCAAAATACCTGCCATCAAATTTTCAATTGGACAACCTTGTCAAACTAAAAATGTCGCATAGTTGCCTGAAACAACCTTGGGATGGAAGAATG TGCCTAGACAAGTTGAAATATGTTGACCTCAGTTATTCACCATGCATAACCAAGAACCTAGATTTTACACAGGTAGCAAATCTTAAGGAATTGATTCTTGAAGGCTGTACAAACTTTGTTGAGATCCCATCCATTGAAGCCATCAAAAGGCTTACGTTATTAAATTTGAGGGGCTTGAAACATCTTAAGGTTCTTCCCACGGGCTGTTGGCTTAAATCCCTTGAAGAACTTATTCTTTCTGGTTGCTCAAGACTCAAAAATGTTTCTGAAGTCTTAGCATTTACGGAATGCTTAATCGTGCTTGATTTGGATGGGACTTGTGTAAAGGAACTTCCAGTTGAACATCTCAACAATCTTCAATTTATTAGGCTACGGGATTGCAAAGAACTTACAAGTCTTCCAAGTGGCATTTGTGGGTTGAAACTTCTTGCAAGTTTGATTGTTTCTGGCTGCTCAAAACTTAGCAAGTTGCCCGAGAACCTAGGAGGATTGGAGAGATTGCGAGAACTTTGTGCTGATTTTACTGCTATTAAGCAACCACCGTCCTCGATTATAAGCCTGAAGGAGCTTAGGTTTTTGTCATTTAGGGGATGTAAGGGACCAGTAACATCAACACCATGGAATTCATTATTCTCGTCATTTCTAATTCAAAGAGTACGCCACGATCTCATGAGTTTTGAGCTACCTGCTCTATCAGGCTTACACTCATTGTATTTACTAGATCTCCGTGACTGCAACTTCTCAGAAGGATTTCTCCCAAATGACCTAGGCTCCATATCCTCGTTGACATATTTATTCCTTAGTGGTAGCAACATTATTAGTTTGCCAGCAAGCATCAGAGATCTTTACCAGCTTAGCTGTCTTGAATTGACGGATTGCAAGAAGCTTAAAACGTTGCCCTTTCTCCCGagaaatatcattttcattgaTGCAAGTGGATGCACATCATTAGAAACATTGCCGGATCCGGCTATGTTGCCTAGAAAGCTTGTGCGAgccattttaattaattgccatacACTAGTAAAGAATAGGCCCAGCCTCCCCCTTGAAGTTCTCAGAAATTATCTTAAg GGTTTTAATGTTTTCGAATACTTAAATATTGTTGCTCCTGGAAGAGAGATTCCAAAGTGTTTCAGCAATCAAAATAATATGGAGCATTATGTTCGAATCCAACTGATGTCAGATTGGTATCAAAGGCTCAGGGGTTTTGTTGTATGTGCTGTTTTTGAGGTCGAAGGCTATGTGGAATGTTACGCGATGTTTAATGATGTAGTCTGTTCCACGAAACACCACATTGGCAACTTCAAAATTCCGTCCGATCACttatttttgcattacatgccATTGCATTATGCCTTTGAATGTTATTTGGCTGAAGTTAGGAGAAAGTTGGAGGTGAATGATTTGGAAAAGATTgagataatcttttattttagaACTTATAGGTCTAAAATGCTTACCCGGGTAAAATGCGCTGTTCATATGGTATATGAGAATGACAAAGAACGGTTCTGTGATGAGTTTTGGAATTCATCGATTGTCCATGATGAGTTTTggaatttcattaaaaattatcaataa